The following proteins come from a genomic window of Alicyclobacillus dauci:
- a CDS encoding Rid family detoxifying hydrolase — MNIIHTNQAPAAIGPYSQAVEVGPFLYTSGQIPLTPRGEFVEGGIDVQVKQVFANLDAVLTEAKAARNQVVKATIFMTNLQDFGVVNTACEEFFGDHKPARSTVQVAALPRGAQVEIELVVYKG, encoded by the coding sequence CATTGGTCCTTATTCACAAGCCGTCGAGGTGGGCCCCTTCCTGTACACGTCCGGACAGATTCCCCTCACACCAAGAGGAGAATTCGTTGAAGGCGGCATCGACGTACAGGTCAAGCAAGTGTTTGCCAACCTGGACGCCGTGCTGACGGAGGCAAAAGCTGCGCGAAATCAAGTTGTCAAAGCAACCATTTTCATGACCAACCTACAGGACTTCGGTGTCGTGAACACAGCATGCGAGGAGTTCTTCGGAGATCACAAGCCGGCGCGATCGACAGTCCAAGTAGCTGCGTTACCGCGCGGGGCGCAGGTTGAGATCGAACTCGTCGTGTACAAAGGCTAA